The Fulvivirga ligni genome window below encodes:
- a CDS encoding TetR/AcrR family transcriptional regulator, producing the protein MVGTENLSRKEQVIRTAAELFKEKGYAATSMRDLANALGIEAASLYSHIKSKEEILQHLCFDMAEKFRNSLEEVEKADNSFSKKLRLGILGHIQVMAQELTASAVFMNEHRHLSDPHLKAFLLLRINYINRFKKIIEGGIKSGEFKKLDTKLAVMTLFSSLNWMPHWYDPSGIIEPIELGNQLADMLIDGLQTK; encoded by the coding sequence GTAGAAAGGAACAAGTAATACGTACAGCAGCTGAGCTTTTTAAAGAAAAAGGTTATGCAGCTACATCCATGAGAGACCTCGCCAATGCCTTAGGCATTGAAGCAGCCAGCCTCTATTCTCACATTAAATCTAAGGAAGAAATTCTTCAGCATTTATGCTTTGACATGGCTGAAAAGTTTAGAAATTCTTTAGAAGAGGTGGAAAAAGCGGATAATTCCTTTTCTAAAAAATTAAGACTAGGCATACTTGGTCACATTCAGGTGATGGCTCAGGAGCTTACTGCTTCAGCAGTTTTCATGAATGAACACAGGCACCTTAGCGATCCTCACCTTAAAGCCTTTTTATTACTTAGAATCAATTACATAAACCGGTTCAAGAAGATTATAGAGGGCGGTATTAAATCTGGTGAATTTAAAAAACTAGATACCAAATTGGCCGTAATGACTCTTTTTTCCTCTTTAAACTGGATGCCACACTGGTATGATCCTTCCGGAATTATAGAGCCCATAGAACTAGGAAATCAGCTGGCTGATATGCTGATTGACGGTCTCCAAACGAAATAA